GCTCCAACACCCGGCAGCGCGCGAGGGCGGCCTGCGCCTCGGCCCGAACCTGCGCCTCGTCGTGGAAGTTGCGCATGATCTCGTCGAACGGGCCGCGAGCGACGGGCTCGGACACGTAGAGCATGCCGCCCGGCACCAGCACGCGGGCGATCTCCTCGAGCGCCTTGTCCATCGCCGGCACCGGCACATGGTGCAGTGACTTCATCATCAAGACCACGTCCACGCTGGCATCCTGCGCCGGCAGCGCCTCGGCCGAACCGGCGCGGAAGTGGACGCCGGGCGTGTCGGTGCTCGACGGCAGGGCGTCGGCAAGGTCGATCCCCGTGGCCTCCGCCGCGGCGGCTTTCTCGACGAGGGCGTGCGTCAACGTACCCCCGCCGCAGCCGACATCGAGCACCCGCGCCCCGTCGAGCGGGATCAGGCGGGCGATCAGCGTCAGTTCGTCGGCGACGATCTCGGGCGGGTTCGTGGGAGTCATCGGGTCAGCCCTCCGTCACGGCCGCGATGAGGCGCCGTGCCCGCTCCACCACCGGCCGATCGATCATCCGCCCGTCCAATTGGACGGCGCCGACCCCCGCCGCTTCCGCTGCGGCGACGATGGCTCGGGCGTGTTCCTGTTCGGCCGCATCCGGCGCGAGCCCTTCGTGGACGCCCGCGACCTGCCGCGGATGGATGCACAGCTTCCCCCCAAAACCCAACCGGCGCGCGTTGCGGACCTCGGTCGCGAGTTGCTGCGGGTCGTCGAGCGACAGCGTCACCCCGTCCACCGGCGGTGCGATTCGCGCAGCCGCCGAAGCGACCGCGATCTGGCACCGCGCGAAGTCGAACGCGGTCGCGTCGTCGCCGATGCCGACGTCGTTCTGATAGTCCACCGACCCGAACGCCAGCTGAAGAACGTTCGCCACCTTGGCGATCGCCCGCGCTTCGAGGAGGCCCTCGGCCGTCTCGATCAACGGGACGAGCGCGCGGCCGGCCGGCAACGCGGCGCCGATCTGCGCCAGGGTCGCCGCATCTTCCGCCTTCGGGACCATCACCACCATGACATTCGCGTGCCCGGCGAGGGCGAGGTCGTCCTGATGCCAGGGCGTGCCCGCCGCATTGATGCGCAGGGCCGCGCGCCCCCCGCCGTCGAGCCATTCGGCGACCGCCTTGCGCGCGCCGGCCTTGCCTTCCGGCAGGACCGCGTCTTCGAGGTCGAGGATGACCACGTCCGCCCCCGAGGCGACCGCCTTGTCGAACCGCTCTGGGCGGTCGCCAGGTACGAAGAGATAGCTGCGGTACATCACGGGTCGTCCTTCGATGTGGTTTCGTGCCGGCGCGGCGGTGCGACGATGGGCATGACGGTTCGTCGCCGATTCGCCGCTTGCGGCAGCCGACACCAAGCCTTCCCGCATTTGCGCCTGAAGTCCATGCGCGGGCTCCGTTTCGGCTTCGGTGGGTTCAGAACCAGCCTCGTCATATGGACTTGAAATTCGGGTCATATGGACCTATTCTCGGTCCCAGGAGGAGGGACAGCCATGGTCCATGCCATTCAGGAGCGGCCTGCGGTCGACGCCCAGGCGGTCGGGTTGAAGGCGTTCGGCAGGATTGCCGACATCTGGGCCTTGAGCGGTCGTGAGGCCGCCGACCTGGCGGATATGTCCGAATCGACCTGGAAGCGCGCCAAGAAGCCCACCTTCGCGGGCGAGTTGACCCGTGACCAGTTGCTCCGGCTCAGTGCGATCGTCGGCGTCTACAAATCGCTGGAGCTGTATTTCGACGCCCCATTGTCTCACACGTGGGTCAAGCACGCGAACCGCGGCCCGCTGTTCGACGGCGAGCGTCCCATCGACGCCATGATCGCCGGAGGTCTGCCGAAGATCCTGCGGGTCCGCACCTATGTCGACGCGC
This portion of the Acuticoccus sp. I52.16.1 genome encodes:
- a CDS encoding class I SAM-dependent methyltransferase produces the protein MTPTNPPEIVADELTLIARLIPLDGARVLDVGCGGGTLTHALVEKAAAAEATGIDLADALPSSTDTPGVHFRAGSAEALPAQDASVDVVLMMKSLHHVPVPAMDKALEEIARVLVPGGMLYVSEPVARGPFDEIMRNFHDEAQVRAEAQAALARCRVLEPVQAFTFLSPVAFVDFADFERRMMHMPTLWRPLTPDMVTATRTTYDRLSAADGSFRADRENAVAVLRKPA
- a CDS encoding CoA ester lyase, whose amino-acid sequence is MYRSYLFVPGDRPERFDKAVASGADVVILDLEDAVLPEGKAGARKAVAEWLDGGGRAALRINAAGTPWHQDDLALAGHANVMVVMVPKAEDAATLAQIGAALPAGRALVPLIETAEGLLEARAIAKVANVLQLAFGSVDYQNDVGIGDDATAFDFARCQIAVASAAARIAPPVDGVTLSLDDPQQLATEVRNARRLGFGGKLCIHPRQVAGVHEGLAPDAAEQEHARAIVAAAEAAGVGAVQLDGRMIDRPVVERARRLIAAVTEG
- a CDS encoding antitoxin Xre-like helix-turn-helix domain-containing protein, with amino-acid sequence MVHAIQERPAVDAQAVGLKAFGRIADIWALSGREAADLADMSESTWKRAKKPTFAGELTRDQLLRLSAIVGVYKSLELYFDAPLSHTWVKHANRGPLFDGERPIDAMIAGGLPKILRVRTYVDALRGGA